One Triticum dicoccoides isolate Atlit2015 ecotype Zavitan chromosome 5B, WEW_v2.0, whole genome shotgun sequence genomic window carries:
- the LOC119312380 gene encoding probable cellulose synthase A catalytic subunit 2 [UDP-forming]: MAGGGGDAAKSGTGRHGGGRVCQICGDGVGAAADGELFAACDVCAFPVCRPCYEYERKEGTQACPQCKTKYKRHKGSPPARGDESEDDASDFNYPASANQDQKNKVPEKMLTWRRNSGASDDIGLTKFGSGEIGLHKYDSGEIPHGYIPRFSHSQVSGEISGASPDHMLSPAGNVGKRGHPFAYVNHSSNPSREFSGSLGNVAWKERVDGWKMKDKGAIPMTNGTSIAPSEGRGNGDIDACTDYGMEDPLLNDETRQPLSRKVPIPSSRINPYRMVIVLRLIVLCIFLHYRITNPVRNAYPLWLLSVICEIWFAFSWILDQFPKWSPVNRETYLDRLALRYDRDGELSQLAPVDIFVSTVDPMKEPPLVTANTVLSILAVDYPVDKVSCYVSDDGAAMLTFDALAETSEFARKWVPFCKKYNIEPRAPEWYFAQKIDFLKDKVQTSFIKDRRAMKREYEEFKVRVNSLVAKAEKVPEEGWIMQDGTPWPGNNTRDHPGMLRVFLGHSGGLDSDGNELPRLVYVSREKRAGFQHHKKAGAMNALVRVSAVLTNGQYMLNLDCDHYINNSSALREAMCFLMDPNLGRKICYVQFPQRFDGIDTNDRYANRNTVFFDINLRGLDGIQGPVYVGTGCVFNRTALYGYEPPMKSKESGLFSKLCGGRTSKSKSAGSKKSDKHADGSVPVFNLEDIEEGIEGSGFDNEKSLLMSQMSLEKRFGQSSVFVASTLMEYGGVPQSATPESLLKEAIHVISCGYEDRSDWGREIGWIYGSVTEDILTGFKMHARGWRSIYCMPKRPAFKGSAPINLSDRLNQVLRWALGSVEILFSRHCPIWYGYGGRLKFLERFAYINTTIYPLTSIPLLIYCILPAVCLLTGKFIIPQISNIASIWFISLFISIFATGILEMRWSGVGIDEWWRNEQFWVIGGISAHLFAVFQGLLKVLAGIDTSFTVTSKASDEDNDFAELYMFKWTTLLIPPTTILIINLVGVVAGTSYAINSGYQSWGPLFGKLFFAFWVIIHLYPFLKGLMGRQNRTPTIVVVWAILLASIFSLLWVRIDPFTTRVTGPDIQMCGINC, from the exons atggccggcggcggcggcgacgcggcg AAATCGGGAACGGGGAGGCATGGCGGCGGGCGGGTGTGCCAGATCTGCGGCGACGGcgtgggcgcggcggcggacggcgaGCTCTTCGCCGCCTGCGACGTCTGCGCCTTCCCCGTCTGCCGGCCCTGCTACGAGTACGAGCGCAAGGAGGGCACCCAGGCCTGCCCGCAGTGCAAGACCAAGTACAAGCGCCACAAGG GCAGCCCACCAGCACGTGGGGATGAAAGCGAGGACGATGCCAGTGACTTCAACTACCCAGCTTCTGCCAACCAGGATCAGAAAAACAAGGTTCCTGAGAAGATGCTCACCTGGCGCAGGAACTCGGGAGCCAGTGATGATATTGGCCTCACTAAGTTTGGCAGCGGTGAGATCGGGCTTCACAAGTATGACAGCGGAGAAATCCCTCATGGATACATCCCGCGCTTCTCTCATAGCCAG GTCTCAGGAGAGATTTCTGGAGCTTCCCCCGATCATATGTTGTCCCCTGCTGGAAATGTTGGCAAGCGCGGACATCCATTTGCCTATGTGAACCATTCTT CAAATCCATCAAGGGAGTTCTCTGGCAGCCTTGGCAATGTTGCGTGGAAAGAGAGAGTTGATGGCTGGAAAATGAAAGACAAGGGTGCAATTCCCATGACTAATGGAACAAGCATCGCTCCTTCTGAAGGCCGTGGAAATGGTGATATCGATGCATGCACTGACTATGGCATGGAAGACCCCTTACT GAATGATGAAACTCGCCAGCCTCTGTCTAGAAAAGTGCCAATTCCTTCATCCAGAATAAATCCCTACAGGATGGTCATTGTGCTACGATTGATTGTCCTCTGCATCTTCCTGCACTACCGTATCACAAACCCTGTCCGTAATGCATATCCACTTTGGCTGCTGTCCGTGATATGTGAGATTTGGTTTGCTTTTTCCTGGATTTTGGATCAGTTCCCCAAGTGGTCTCCAGTCAATCGTGAAACTTACCTTGATAGGCTGGCTTTAAG GTATGACCGGGATGGTGAGTTGTCTCAGCTGGCTCCTGTTGACATTTTTGTCAGTACTGTGGATCCTATGAAGGAGCCTCCTCTTGTCACTGCAAATACTGTGCTTTCTATCCTTGCTGTGGACTACCCTGTTGACAAAGTATCTTGCTATGTATCTGATGATGGAGCTGCGATGCTTACCTTTGATGCACTTGCTGAGACTTCAGAGTTCGCTAGAAAATGGGTACCATTTTGTAAAAAGTATAACATAGAACCCAGAGCACCAGAGTGGTACTTTGCTCAGAAAATTGATTTCTTGAAAGACAAAGTTCAGACTTCATTCATTAAAGATCGTCGAGCCATGAAG AGAGAATATGAAGAGTTCAAAGTTCGCGTCAATAGCCTGGTAGCCAAGGCCGAGAAAGTTCCTGAGGAAGGATGGATCATGCAAGATGGCACACCTTGGCCTGGGAACAATACTAGGGACCATCCTGGAATGCTTCGG gttttccttGGTCATAGTGGAGGCCTTGATAGTGACGGCAATGAGCTTCCTCGTTTGGTTTATGTGTCTCGTGAGAAACGTGCTGGATTCCAGCACCACAAGAAAGCTGGTGCCATGAATGCCCTT GTTCGTGTATCAGCTGTCCTTACTAATGGGCAGTACATGTTGAATCTTGATTGTGATCACTACATCAACAATAGCAGCGCTCTAAGAGAGGCTATGTGCTTTCTTATGGACCCTAACCTAGGGAGGAAAATCTGTTATGTCCAGTTTCCTCAGAGGTTCGATGGAATTGATACGAATGATAGATATGCAAACAGGAACACTGTATTTTTTGAT ATTAACTTGAGGGGTCTTGATGGCATCCAAGGACCAGTTTATGTGGGGACTGGTTGCGTGTTCAACAGAACAGCTTTATATGGTTATGAACCCCCGATGAAGAGCAAGGAGTCAGGTTTATTCTCTAAGCTTTGTGGGGGTAGAACCTCAAAATCGAAAAGCGCAGGAAGTAAGAAGTCAGATAAGCATGCGGACGGTTCTGTGCCAGTGTTCAATCTTGAAGATATAGAGGAGGGTATTGAAG GTTCTGGATTTGACAACGAGAAATCACTTCTTATGTCTCAAATGAGCCTGGAGAAGAGATTTGGCCAGTCCAGTGTTTTCGTAGCCTCCACTCTAATGGAGTACGGTGGTGTTCCCCAGTCTGCAACTCCAGAGTCTCTTCTGAAAGAAGCAATCCATGTCATCAGCTGTGGTTATGAGGACAGAAGTGATTGGGGAAGGGAG ATTGGTTGGATCTATGGTTCTGTTACAGAAGATATTCTTACCGGGTTCAAGATGCATGCACGCGGCTGGCGGTCAATCTACTGCATGCCTAAGCGACCAGCTTTCAAGGGGTCTGCCCCCATCAACCTTTCGGATCGTCTGAACCAAGTGCTTCGGTGGGCGCTTggttcggtggaaattcttttcagTAGGCATTGTCCCATATGGTATGGCTATGGCGGACGGCTTAAATTCCTGGAGAGATTTGCTTACATCAACACCACTATCTATCCACTCACATCAATACCACTCCTCATATACTGCATATTACCAGCTGTTTGTCTTCTCACGGGAAAGTTTATCATCCCACAG ATTAGCAACATTGCCAGTATATGGTTTATCTCTCTCTTTATTTCAATCTTCGCCACTGGTATCCTTGAGATGAGGTGGAGTGGTGTTGGCATCGACGAGTGGTGGAGGAATGAACAGTTCTGGGTCATCGGAGGCATTTCTGCACATCTATTTGCTGTCTTCCAAGGTCTTCTGAAGGTACTTGCTGGTATCGACACCAGCTTCACTGTCACTTCAAAAGCATCCGATGAAGATAATGATTTTGCCGAGCTCTACATGTTCAAGTGGACGACTCTTCTGATCCCACCAACAACTATCTTGATCATCAACCTTGTCGGAGTTGTGGCTGGTACCTCCTACGCGATCAACAGCGGCTATCAGTCATGGGGCCCACTTTTCGGGAAGCTCTTCTTTGCCTTCTGGGTGATTATCCACTTGTACCCATTCCTCAAGGGGCTCATGGGACGGCAGAACCGCACGCCGACCATTGTTGTCGTCTGGGCCATCCTTCTtgcatccattttctccttgctgTGGGTTCGCATTGACCCGTTCACAACAAGAGTCACTGGGCCAGATATCCAAATGTGTGGCATCAACTGCTAG